DNA sequence from the Marinilongibacter aquaticus genome:
CAGGTATATGGTGGTTCCGTCGAGATTGAAAGAATAACCGGCAGGCACCACTAGGCCCACAACGGGTTTTGAGCAGCCCATTTTCTCGAGTTTCTCCATCAGCGATGGCAAGGCCGCTTCGGAAGAAGAGGTGCCCAAAACGATGAGCAATTCTTCGCGAATGTATTTCAAGTATTTGAATACGCTGATATTGTAGTATTTCAGCACGAAATGCAGCACCACAAAAATGAAAAGAGCCATAGTGGTATACACCGAAAACATGAGCTTGCCCAAAGGAATGAGCGAAGCTAGACCGTAATTGCCAATTGTATAGGCCATTCCGCCAAAAGCTCCAATGGGAGCCAATTTCATAACAAAATGCAAAGCTTTGAACACGATTTTGGAGGCAACATCCAGTTTGTCGGTAATGACTTTGCTTTTGCTGTAGCGGCTAAGAAAAACGCCAAAAGCCATAGAAAACAATAGAACCTGAATGGTTTTGTTTTCCATGAAGAAACTCAACCAACTGAAACCCTGATCGGCAGCTTCTTTGTATTTCATCACATCGGCACCGCCTCCGGCATCGGAAATCACCCCTCTACCGGGCTGCAGCACATTGGCCACGAGCAAGCCGATTATCAGGGCAAAAGTGGTCACGATTTCGAAATAGAGTAAGGCTTTTCCACCAACTTTTCCCACTTTTTTGAGATCGCCCATTCCGCTTATACCCAATGAAATGGTCAAGAAAATGATCGGAAGGATAAATAATTTTACAACTTGGATGAAATAATCGCCTAGAACTTTCATTTTTACTGCGGTATCGGGCAAAAAATGGCCCAATAATGCCCCGCAGAAAATGGCAGTGAGTACCCAAAATGTAAGATTGGAAAAGAGTTTTTTCATGAGCTAAGGCTTGGTATCAAGGAGCTTAAGGTTAGAGAATCTGTTTTATTCCAAAGCACAAAAGGCCTTTCGGAAAGATTAAGTATTGTCTATGGTTCTTAAAAATGTAATTTTGTTTTGAACAAATCAATGGCTTTGATCAAAAATAAGAAAATCCTATTGGGTGTAACAGGCAGCATTGCAGCCTATAAATCAGCCTATTTGGTGCGGATGTTGGTAAAGGCGGGTGCCGAGGTGAAAGTATTGATGACGCCCTCGGCCGAAGGGTTTATTACGCCGCTTACTTTGGCTACTTTATCCAAAAATCCTGTGCTGAGCACTTTTACGAAGCAAGAAAATGGGGAGTGGAACAACCATGTTGAACTTGGCCTTTGGGCCGATTTGCTGTTGATTGCTCCGCTTTCAGCCAATACGCTTGCCAAGTGTGCCCACGGTTTCTGCGACAATTTGCTTATGGCTACCTATTTGTCGGCTCGCTGTCCAGTGGCTTTTGCCCCCGCCATGGATCTGGACATGTACGCTCACCCGAGTACGCAGGAAAATTTAAAGAAATTGAAAGCCTTCGGTCATCATATTATTGAACCCGGAGAAGGCGAATTGGCCAGCGGCTTGGAAGGCAAGGGGAGAATGGCTGAACCTGAAGATATTTTGGAAGAAATCGAAATCTTGCTTTCCAACACCCAAGCCCTGAAGCAAAAAAAAGTGCTCATTACGGCTGGACCTACGCAAGAGGCCATCGACCCTGTGCGTTTTATCAGCAATCATTCTTCAGGGAAAATGGGCTACGAACTGGCTCGTGTGTGTCGAAATGCAGGGGCTGAAGTGCATTTGGTTTCCGGACCAGTCAATTTGAGGGTGCCCAAAGGCGTCCATTTTTACGGGGTGCATGCTGCGGACGAAATGTACGCCAAAGCTCAAGCGATTTTTTCTGGTGCAGATGTCACTATTTTTGTGGCTGCAGTGGCCGATTATGCTCCGAAATCGGTTTCAGAAACCAAAATTAAAAAGAAGGATGACGAGCTGAGCATTACTTTGCGGAAAAACCCGGATATCGCTTCGGCTTTGGGGAAAGTAAAAAAGGATGGACAAATTACCGTTGGCTTTGCTTTGGAAACCGACAACGCGGAAATGCACGCCCGAAAGAAGATTGAATCGAAGAACCTGGATATGATTGTGCTCAATACCTTACAAGATAGTGGAGCGGGCTTTCGTTATGATACGAACAAAGTCGCGATCATTTCTAAAGTGGGGGAGAAGGTGAATTTTCCTTTGAAAGCCAAATCAGAAGTGGCCGAAGACATTGTAAATGCGATAGTGAAGTTAATGGACCAAAAAGTGTAGCATGAAATTGATTTACCGTTGTTTGTTTTTAGTGGTGTTGGTGTGTGCAATGGGGCCAACGGCGGCTGCTCAGGAGCTGAACGCCCGTGTGGAGGTGAATTACCAAAACATGAAAACCAAATTGCAATACGACCCGAAGATTTTTCAGGAAATACAGAACAAGATTCAGGACTTCATGAACACCACGCAATGGACGAACGACCGATTTGCCCAAGATGAAAAAATCAAATGCGATTTGATCATCAATATCATGAGTTCGCCCAGTCAAAATGTATTCAATGGCAATGCTCAGTTTCAAACCATTCGCCCCATTTATGGCACGGATTACGAATCGGTTTCTTTTAAATTCACCGATCTCAGCTTTTCCTTTTCTTTCCAACCGATCGAAAGGCAAATGATTTTCAATGAGCGAAGTTTCAGTAGCAACATCACGTCTTTGGCGGCATATTACAGTTTATTGGCTCTGACTATCGATTACGATACATTCAGCAGCTTGGGCGGCTCACCGTATTTGCAAAGGCTGTACAGTTTGGTGACAATTGCATCGAGCCAAGGTGGAGGGTGGAGCCAAGACGACAAATCTCAACGCAACCGATATTGGTTGATAGAAAATATTCAAAATCAGCAATTTATACGTCTAAGGGAAGAGTTGTACAAATACCACCGTTTGGTACTCGATGACTTCGGCCGTGATCCCAAAAAAGGAAGGGAAGAAGTGATGAAATTTTTGCAAGTGGTGCAGAATATTGCCACACTTCGGCAAAGTTCTGTATTCATCAATGCTCTTTTCGATGCGAAATCTCAAGAACTCATCAATGTGTTTTCCGATGGCAGCCCGGAAGAAAAGCAGAAAGCCTTTTCGATTTTGACAACACTCGATCCCGATAAAACCGAACAATACAGAAGAATAATAAGAAGTTAAGCCATGTCAGGAAAAAGAATTGCACTCATCACCGGAGCGTCTTCAGGAATAGGAAAAGCCACGGCGAAAGCCTTGAATAATTTGAATTTCGGTTTGATTTTGTGCGGAAGAAGAAAAGAAAAATTGGAAGAATTGAATGCAGATTTGGGTGGTGAACATTTGATTTTGACTTTCGATGTCAGTGATGAAAAGGCTGTTTTTGAGAGTTTGGCCAACAGGCCTGAGCCTTTCGATCGGGTAGACGTTTTGATAAACAATGCGGGCAATGCTCATGGATTGGCTTCTTTGGCCGAGGGTAGCGTCAGCGATTGGGATGCCATGTTCGGTTCCAATGTGAGCGGTTTGCTGTATGTCACGAAGGCCATTTTGCCTGAAATGGTAGCCCAGAAGTCGGGACATATTGTCAATATCAGTTCGATTGCCGGCAAGCAAACCTATGCCAACGGCACGGTCTACTGTGCCACCAAAAAGGCTGTGGAAGCCATCAGCGAGGGCATTCGTTTGGATCATACAAAAGATGGAATAAAGGTCACCAATATCGCACCTGGGGCTGTCGAAACAGAGTTTTCGGAAGTGCGTTTCAAAGGCGATGTAGAAAGAGCCAAGCAAGTTTACGCAGGTTTTGAACCTTTGGTGGCCGATGACATTGCGAATGCTATAGCTTATGCGGTTTCAGCACCAGATCATGTAACCATTGCGGATATGACCATTTTGGCGAAAGCCCAAGCCTCGGCAGCTACAATTTATCGCGAGGGCTAATCGCCGTTTAATAATTTGTCGGGATTTTAAATCTTTGAAAATCAATAAATAAACAGGGTTTGAGATAATTTAATCTCGAATGTATTCATTTGTTTGATAACTTTGGTGAAAAACCATTGTTATAATGTGCCTTAAACGCAGCTTTTTCTCAATCCTTTTGCTTGCTCTTTTCGCCTTTCAGTTGCATGCACAAATTAAAGAACGCCCCCAGCCTTTATGTGGAGTAGGTGATGAACTTTTGCCGGAAACACTCGCAAATATGGAATTGGCCTTCGAGAGGTTGCGAAGCGGTTATAAACGCACGGCTGATCCCGAAAACCCTTACTTTTGTATTGTTTCGATAGATATTGATAGCGATACATACGAAGATTTTAAAGGAGATACTTTGCAAATTCGTATTGAGGTATTGCAGATGCTCGAGAAGGTTTCGGGCATTTACGAAAGGGATGTAAACACCAAACTGGTTTTGGGCGATTTGCACATTTGGAAGGAGTCGAGCAAAGACCCATACTATGGTGTAACGAACATTTACGAAATGCTAAATGCCATACAGAAGAACGCGGAAGACAAGTCGATATTCCCCAGTTTCAGTCACATGAAGATGTATTTGCCAACCAAAGATTTTTTTGGTGCAGGGGGTGTAGCTACGGGCAAAGTGAATGTGTCGCCTTGGGGTGTAATCAATACAATTGCTCATGAACTCGGCCACAATTTCGGTTCGCCACATACGCAAAGTTGCGGTTGGAAAGGCGGGCCGCTAGATTATTGTTACTCGACCGAAGGAACCTGCTACGAAGAGTCAATGGAAAACGTGATAGGTACATTGATGAGTTACTGCAATGTGCAGAATTACCATTTTCATCCGCAAGTGCAAGAACTGATGGGTATCTACATCCAGAGTGCCTTGAAACAAGCCGAAGGCTTACCCGAAAAGCCCGTTTTCCCAACTTTCAATACTTTGAATTTGTCTCGGCCCTATGTGTTTTGGAGTGGCTCGGCAAATGCCCGAGCCTATGCGGTGAGTTTGGCAATTGATCCGAATTTCGACAATATAGTGTATACCGATACCTTGAACAGCAGTGTGTTGCCTTACGAAGGTTTTACAGTAGGGCAAGAATATTATCTGAAAGTATGGGCATTGAACAAAAACGGGATGTCTTCGGCAAGTGAAACATTGCATAT
Encoded proteins:
- the porD gene encoding type IX secretion system protein PorD gives rise to the protein MKLIYRCLFLVVLVCAMGPTAAAQELNARVEVNYQNMKTKLQYDPKIFQEIQNKIQDFMNTTQWTNDRFAQDEKIKCDLIINIMSSPSQNVFNGNAQFQTIRPIYGTDYESVSFKFTDLSFSFSFQPIERQMIFNERSFSSNITSLAAYYSLLALTIDYDTFSSLGGSPYLQRLYSLVTIASSQGGGWSQDDKSQRNRYWLIENIQNQQFIRLREELYKYHRLVLDDFGRDPKKGREEVMKFLQVVQNIATLRQSSVFINALFDAKSQELINVFSDGSPEEKQKAFSILTTLDPDKTEQYRRIIRS
- a CDS encoding SDR family NAD(P)-dependent oxidoreductase, translating into MSGKRIALITGASSGIGKATAKALNNLNFGLILCGRRKEKLEELNADLGGEHLILTFDVSDEKAVFESLANRPEPFDRVDVLINNAGNAHGLASLAEGSVSDWDAMFGSNVSGLLYVTKAILPEMVAQKSGHIVNISSIAGKQTYANGTVYCATKKAVEAISEGIRLDHTKDGIKVTNIAPGAVETEFSEVRFKGDVERAKQVYAGFEPLVADDIANAIAYAVSAPDHVTIADMTILAKAQASAATIYREG
- the dctA gene encoding C4-dicarboxylate transporter DctA produces the protein MKKLFSNLTFWVLTAIFCGALLGHFLPDTAVKMKVLGDYFIQVVKLFILPIIFLTISLGISGMGDLKKVGKVGGKALLYFEIVTTFALIIGLLVANVLQPGRGVISDAGGGADVMKYKEAADQGFSWLSFFMENKTIQVLLFSMAFGVFLSRYSKSKVITDKLDVASKIVFKALHFVMKLAPIGAFGGMAYTIGNYGLASLIPLGKLMFSVYTTMALFIFVVLHFVLKYYNISVFKYLKYIREELLIVLGTSSSEAALPSLMEKLEKMGCSKPVVGLVVPAGYSFNLDGTTIYLSMATLFLSQVYDIHLSMEQIFTIIGILMVTSKGAAGVTGSGFVVLASTLTALKVIPLEGLALLLGVDRFMSEARAITNFIGNGVATIWLANNEKEFDRNKMYEAFEYTEESKN
- the coaBC gene encoding bifunctional phosphopantothenoylcysteine decarboxylase/phosphopantothenate--cysteine ligase CoaBC, with the translated sequence MNKSMALIKNKKILLGVTGSIAAYKSAYLVRMLVKAGAEVKVLMTPSAEGFITPLTLATLSKNPVLSTFTKQENGEWNNHVELGLWADLLLIAPLSANTLAKCAHGFCDNLLMATYLSARCPVAFAPAMDLDMYAHPSTQENLKKLKAFGHHIIEPGEGELASGLEGKGRMAEPEDILEEIEILLSNTQALKQKKVLITAGPTQEAIDPVRFISNHSSGKMGYELARVCRNAGAEVHLVSGPVNLRVPKGVHFYGVHAADEMYAKAQAIFSGADVTIFVAAVADYAPKSVSETKIKKKDDELSITLRKNPDIASALGKVKKDGQITVGFALETDNAEMHARKKIESKNLDMIVLNTLQDSGAGFRYDTNKVAIISKVGEKVNFPLKAKSEVAEDIVNAIVKLMDQKV